GAGTTGCGCGGCGATGCCCCCGAGCTGCCGGTATTCGACTGGCGCTCAGCCGAGTCCCGCAAGGAGCTGCTGCAGCGCCGCGAGGCCTTCAGCGCGGCGGTGGGCGAGCACCTCGAGCGCGAAGAGCGCCGCCTCGCCTACGTCGCGGTGACGCGCGCGCGGCACCGATTGCTGCTGACGGGCTCGTTCTGGGCGTCGCAGAAGGCTGCCCGCGGTCCGAGCCCGTACCTGCGCGCGCTCGAGCAGCGCGGCATCATCGGCCCGCTGCCCGAGGCGCCGCAGCATGAGGAGAACCCGACCGTCGACGACAGCGGCGACGAGCCGTGGTGGCCGCTCGACCCGTTCGGGGCGCGACGCGAGCGGGTGGTGGCGGCGGCCGAGCGGGTGCGCGCGGCCGATCCGGCGGTGCGCGGAGACGATCGCCGGGGCTGGCAGCGCGAGATCGACCTGCTGCTGGCCGAGCGCGCCGAGCGCCTCGCCGCGAGCGGCCGTGTAACGGTTCCGCTGCGGGTGCCCGCCTCGTCGTTCAAAGACTTCATCACCGCTCCGGCCGAGGTCGCCGAGCGACTGCGCCGCCCGATGCCGCAGCGGCCGTACCGCGCGACGAGGCTCGGCACGGTGTTTCACCGCTGGGTCGAGCAGCGCTACGGCCTGGGGGCGATGCCCGACGCCGTCGACGGCCTCGATGCCGAGTTCGACGTCGCGGCGGGTGGGCTCGCGGGAGCGGCATCCGGTGCCGTCGCGCGCGGGGGAGCGGTCGACGGCATCGATCCGGATGCGCTGCTCGCCCTGCAGGCGACCTTCGAGCGCTCGGCCTGGGCCACGCGCACCCCGATCGATGTGGAGCGCGAGCTGCACCTGCCCTTCGAGGGGCGCATCCTGATCTGCAAGATCGACGCCGTCTACTCGACCGACCCCGACTTCGACCCCGTGCGCGACGGGTCGGGCGGCCCGGGCTCGACGCGTCGCCCCCGCAGCGTCGAGATCGTCGACTGGAAGACCGGCAAGGCGCCGCGCGACGACGCCGACCGCGCGGCGAAAGAGCTGCAGCTCGCGCTCTACCGGCTCGCCTACGCGCGCTGGGCGGGGCTGCCCCTCGAGGCGGTGACGGCCGCCTTCTACTTCGTCGTCGACGACGCCGAGCTGCGCCCCGAGTCGTTGCTCGACGAGGACGAGCTGCGCGCGCTCTGGCGGGCCGCCGTCGGCTGACCGCGCTCGCACCCTGCGCCGGTGCGGCCCGGCCGCGCAGCGTGCCTGCCCCGCTCTCGTCCTGCGAAGCCGCGGCCAGCCCCCGCCGCGCGCTCGCCCCGCCCGTGTCGCTCCGCGATAGCTGGCTCCCTGTTCACGCAATGTGCCTCCCGTGGCATGTGCCGCGAACGGCACACAGCCCGAGCGGTTCCTCCTGCCTCATCGCTCACTGATTCGGACACCTCGCACGGTGCGTTCCGTGCGATGTGTCGGAAGCAGTGCGACGCGCGCGACGGACCAGGGTCGAGGGGCGGCAGTGACGGACGACTGCCGAGCTACGCGGGCGGACCAGCCTGGGCCGGGAGCACGAAGCGCGTGCGGTACGCCTGCACGGCGCTGCGCATCCCGATGCCGCACACGCCGACGAGCTCCTCGCCGCGGAAGTACTCGACCACGCACTCGTCGTCGACCCGCCCTGCGACGAGCTCGCTGCGATCGGCGAGGTAGGTCATGCCGAAGGCGAGCAGGTGCGCGTCGTACTGGTCGCTCCAGAACGAGGGCAGCGGGGCGAAGCCCGCGGCCGCGAGGGGCTCGCAGTCGTCGCCCGCGAGCTGCGCGGCGATGAGCTGGCCGGCCCGCTTGCCGGTCTCGGTCGGCAGGTTCCAGTGCTCGACCCGACGCGGCACGTCGTCGAAAAGCGGGTTGGCATAGCGGGCCACGTCGCCCACCGCGAAGATCTCGGGGTGCACCGTGCCGTCGGCGCCGACCGCGCGCAGCCCGCCGTCGACGAGCACCCCGTTCGACACGTCGAGGCCCGAGCCCTCGAGCCACTCGGTGTTGGGGTCGCTGCCGACCGCGACGATGAGCACGTCGCACTCGAGCATGACCCCGCTCGTGAGGATGACGCGCTCGACCGAGGGGTCGCCGACGAGCCCGAACAGCGACTCGCCCGTGAAGAACCGCACCCCGTGCTCCTCGTGGCGACGGCGCATCTCCGCGCCGAGCAGCGGGCCGAGCGCCCGCTCGAGCGGCACGCGGCTCTGCGTCACGATCGACACGGTCGCACCGTTCTTGGCCGCCGTCGCCGCGATCTCACAGCCGACGAACCCCGAGCCGAGAATGACGACGTTCGCGCCCGGCCGCAGCACGTCGCGTAGCGCGACGGCGTCGTCAAGCGTGCGCAGCACGTGGATGCCGCCGAGCCCGTGGTCGTCGATCGGCAGCCCCTTGGGGCGCAGCCCGGTCGCGATCACGAGCGCGCTGTAGGGATGCTCATCCCCGGCATCGTCGACGACCACCCGCCGCACGGCATCGAGCGACACCGCCGCGCGCCCGAGCACCCACGAGACCCCCTCCTCGAGCGCTGAGCGGATGGGGAACGCGACCTCCGCGTGCCCGTGCCCCTCGGTCTGCAGCAGCTCCTTCGAGAGGGGCGGGCGGTTGTACGGCGCGTGCGCCTCGGCACCGAGGAACTCGATGGGCCCCGCGTAGCCGGCGCGCCGCGCGCCCTCGGCGGTGCGGAGGCCGGCCATGGAGGCTCCGACGATCATGAGCGGAGCATCCATCGGATCAGGCCCGGGTGATGAGGATCGCCTGCATGGGGCAGACGTCGGCCGCGGCCTCGAGGTCGGCGAGCATCTCGTCGGGGGCCTCGGCCACGTATTCGAGCTTGTCGTCGGCGTTGAGCTGGAACACCTCGGGGGCCTCGAACACGCACTGGCCGTAGTGCTGGCACTTGTCCATGTCGACGTCGATGCGAATCATGCGATGGTCCTTACTTCTCGAGGCGGGAGGGGTACAGATCGTTGGAGGGGGTGCGGATGCCGCGGAACTCCCAGTCGCCGCCGAGCGCGGTCGAGACGACCTCTTCGCTCGAGGTCGGCTGGGCGCCCACGTCGGTGCGGATCGGCTCGGGCCCCTCGACGATGTGGTTCGTCAGGCGGCCGAGGCCATCGACCTCGACCTCCACGACATCGCCGGGCTGCACGGGCCGCGAGTTCGCGGGGGTTCCCGAGTAGATCATGTCGCCCGGCACGAGCGTGATGGTGCGCGCGAGGTCGGCCACGAGGTAGTGCATGTCCCACTCCATCGTGTCGGTCGAGTCCTCCTGCACGACGGCGCCGTTCACGAGGGTGCGGATCGTCTTGCCGCTGAAGTCCCAGTCGGTCACGAGGCCGGGCCCCACGGGCGCGAGCGTATCGCTGCCCTTGACGCGCAGCATCGAGCCCGCATCCGTGTCGCGGAAGTCGTGCAGCCCGTAGTCGTTGCCCACCGAGTAGCCGGCGATGTAGTCGCCCGCCTCGGCCGGCGAGACGTTGCGGCACGTGCGGCCGATGACGATGACGATCTCGCCCTCGTAGTTGAGCCACTGGCAGCCGGCCGGCCGCACGACAGCACCCTTGTGGCTGTTGAGCGCCGTGATCGGCTTGTGGAAGTAGGTCGGCGCGGGCGGCAGCTTCGTCATGAACTCATCGCTGCGGCTCGGGTAGTTCAAGTGCACGGCGATGATCTTGGTCGGCTCGCTGGGCGGCAGGTGCACCGCCTCGTCGACGCCGACCGTGCGGCCGTCGGATGCTCTCAGCTCGTCGCCGTGCCGCACCACCTGCACGGGGAAACCGTCGAGCAGGATGCGCCGGTACTCGGTCATGCGACGCTCCCACGGGTGGCGGCGACGTCGCCGGTCGGGTCTTCGCGCGAGAGGGTGACGTCTTTCGGCAGCGGGAATCCGCCCTCGGGCTCGGGGAAGTAGATGTGCACCTGGCCCGTGCCGATCGAGTTCTCGTACTCCGAGTACATGACGCCTTTCGCGGTGTTGGCCTCTTCGCCCGTCGCGCCCGCCATCTGCAGCCAGTGGCTGAAGTTGGCCTCGGGCTTGAACTGCTTGAACTCGGGCATCGTCTCGAGAATGCGCTTGTGGTCGCCCTGCTTCATCCACTCGATGCGCTCGAGGTCGGCCTGCAGGGCGCCCTCGCTGTAGATGTGCGAGGGGTCGCTCGCCTCGTGCTTGCGCAGGTCGCGCAGCTTGTAGAACGTGTGTGAGAGAGCGCCCGAGGCGAGCAGCAGC
The sequence above is a segment of the Microcella humidisoli genome. Coding sequences within it:
- a CDS encoding NAD(P)/FAD-dependent oxidoreductase produces the protein MDAPLMIVGASMAGLRTAEGARRAGYAGPIEFLGAEAHAPYNRPPLSKELLQTEGHGHAEVAFPIRSALEEGVSWVLGRAAVSLDAVRRVVVDDAGDEHPYSALVIATGLRPKGLPIDDHGLGGIHVLRTLDDAVALRDVLRPGANVVILGSGFVGCEIAATAAKNGATVSIVTQSRVPLERALGPLLGAEMRRRHEEHGVRFFTGESLFGLVGDPSVERVILTSGVMLECDVLIVAVGSDPNTEWLEGSGLDVSNGVLVDGGLRAVGADGTVHPEIFAVGDVARYANPLFDDVPRRVEHWNLPTETGKRAGQLIAAQLAGDDCEPLAAAGFAPLPSFWSDQYDAHLLAFGMTYLADRSELVAGRVDDECVVEYFRGEELVGVCGIGMRSAVQAYRTRFVLPAQAGPPA
- a CDS encoding fumarylacetoacetate hydrolase family protein; the encoded protein is MTEYRRILLDGFPVQVVRHGDELRASDGRTVGVDEAVHLPPSEPTKIIAVHLNYPSRSDEFMTKLPPAPTYFHKPITALNSHKGAVVRPAGCQWLNYEGEIVIVIGRTCRNVSPAEAGDYIAGYSVGNDYGLHDFRDTDAGSMLRVKGSDTLAPVGPGLVTDWDFSGKTIRTLVNGAVVQEDSTDTMEWDMHYLVADLARTITLVPGDMIYSGTPANSRPVQPGDVVEVEVDGLGRLTNHIVEGPEPIRTDVGAQPTSSEEVVSTALGGDWEFRGIRTPSNDLYPSRLEK
- a CDS encoding ferredoxin; amino-acid sequence: MIRIDVDMDKCQHYGQCVFEAPEVFQLNADDKLEYVAEAPDEMLADLEAAADVCPMQAILITRA